One segment of Rosa chinensis cultivar Old Blush chromosome 6, RchiOBHm-V2, whole genome shotgun sequence DNA contains the following:
- the LOC112169620 gene encoding uncharacterized protein LOC112169620, with protein sequence MSFCAMYLEDILTRRNRPSRNEDGIGRNVEGGLSIFQGGRRALGAAEEFQLNDDDWESARSCVLANCPEAKPYERRHVREAQANRGRRVTLLQSEKRAKKSFPNWFDKLVNGMHNEGDPQVTEDLLALANGPSKWCTRYKSYVSNGFRFKVRNGLEDDKRQNWGVWLQAEMSSYATANDCNHREGMVGLYSALVDIIELQYRGDRNIVLFKCDWPEVNSRGGEVKKDEYGFTLVNFNKCMRPEDPYVFASYAIQAMFVKDPTDVEWHVAIKTRPRDFFDMSSTPIDDPCSRQDLEHVTGDDDHLPIRTDVRSRKD encoded by the exons ATGTCCTTCTGTGCAATGTACTTAGAAGACATATTGACACGAAGAAATAGACCTAGTCGTAATGAGGATGGAATCGGTCGGAATGTAGAAGGTGGACTGTCCATATTTCAAGGTGGTAGACGTGCACTTGGAGCTGCGGAAGAGTTTCAACTCAATGATGATGACTGGGAGAGTGCTAGGTCTTGTGTTTTGGCTAATTGTCCAGAGGCTAAGCCTTATGAAAG AAGGCATGTAAGGGAAGCCCAGGCCAATCGAGGCCGTCGTGTCACCTTGCTGCAATCTGAAAAAAGAGCTAAGAAGTCATTTCCCAATTGGTTTGACAAACTT GTTAATGGAATGCACAACGAGGGTGATCCACAGGTGACTGAAGATTTGTTGGCTTTGGCTAATGGCCCCAGCAAATGGTGTACTAGATACAAAAGCTATGTAAGCAATGGATTTAGATTTAAAGTGAGGAATGGATTGGAAGATGATAAGCGTCAAAATTGGGGGGTGTGGCTCCAAGCAGAAATGTCTAGCTATGCAACTGCAAACGATTGCAACCATCGGGAAGGGATGGTTGGTCTCTACAGCGCCCTTGTTGATATAATTGAACTGCAATATCGCGGTGACAGAAACATTGTGTTATTTAAATGTGATTGGCCGGAAGTAAATTCACGCGGTGGAGAAGTGAAGAAGGATGAATATGGTTTTACTCTAGTTAACTTCAACAAGTGTATGAGACCTGAGGATCCGTACGTATTTGCATCGTATGCCATTCAAGCTATGTTTGTGAAGGATCCAACTGATGTTGAATGGCACGTTGCCATCAAGACCAGGCCTAGGGACTTTTTTGATATGTCTTCAACACCAATTGATGATCCATGTTCAAGGCAAGATCTAGAACATGTAACAGGTGATGATGATCATCTACCCATTAGGACAGATGTGAGAAGTAG